The Campylobacter suis genome includes a window with the following:
- a CDS encoding response regulator transcription factor, producing the protein MQTSKDILSKLSILIVEDDRAAQLYLKSGLKAYCNNIIIANDGYEGLESFNKHNFDVVLTDIHMPAMNGFEMMKNILKIKPHQKFIIFTSYDTDVNLVKSVEAGAAMFLKKPIDIQTLRYTLLSIVGTKEQKDVRLSDIVSIDIQNERIFKNGEEIYLSFLQNKLFWLFAYNLNKLVSYEMISEYVYENEPVSKKAIQNMITRLKKEIDISIQNIPESGYIMYAE; encoded by the coding sequence ATGCAAACTTCAAAAGATATTTTATCAAAACTTTCGATTTTAATAGTTGAAGATGATAGGGCGGCGCAGTTATATTTAAAGAGTGGTTTAAAGGCGTATTGCAACAATATAATAATAGCAAACGATGGATATGAAGGGCTTGAAAGCTTTAATAAGCATAATTTTGATGTCGTACTAACAGATATTCATATGCCAGCAATGAATGGCTTTGAGATGATGAAAAATATCCTAAAGATAAAGCCTCATCAAAAATTTATCATCTTTACTAGCTATGATACTGATGTAAATCTCGTAAAAAGTGTAGAGGCAGGAGCTGCTATGTTTCTTAAAAAGCCTATTGATATACAAACACTCAGATATACTCTACTAAGCATAGTAGGAACAAAAGAGCAAAAAGATGTGCGTTTAAGCGATATAGTAAGCATAGATATTCAAAATGAGAGAATTTTTAAAAACGGCGAAGAGATATATCTAAGCTTTTTACAAAACAAGCTTTTTTGGTTATTTGCCTACAACCTAAACAAGCTCGTAAGTTATGAGATGATAAGTGAGTATGTCTATGAAAACGAACCTGTTAGCAAAAAAGCTATACAAAATATGATAACACGCCTTAAAAAGGAGATCGATATATCTATCCAAAATATACCAGAGTCTGGGTATATAATGTATGCGGAGTAG